One genomic window of Magnolia sinica isolate HGM2019 chromosome 3, MsV1, whole genome shotgun sequence includes the following:
- the LOC131239460 gene encoding probable E3 ubiquitin-protein ligase XERICO: MGISSLPSPSEGVLSIILINTALSITILKSIVRSIFNAIGIHPAPQSSSQSEAVEISSDRTDLPILPVEFQSRFPAVRFGSLARCPAEHDCECSVCLTRFEPESEINRLPCEHFFHKDCLEKWLEYQHVTCPLCRSPLPQEEEASCPWF; encoded by the coding sequence ATGGGCATCTCGAGCCTCCCTTCTCCATCCGAGGGCGTCCTCTCCATCATCCTCATCAACACCGCTCTCTCGATCACGATCCTCAAATCGATCGTGCGTTCCATCTTCAACGCCATCGGGATCCACCCCGCTCCGCAATCATCATCGCAGTCCGAAGCCGTCGAGATCTCATCCGATCGCACCGATCTcccgatcctccccgtcgaattccagtCCAGGTTCCCAGCCGTCCGGTTCGGATCGCTCGCCCGGTGCCCGGCCGAGCACGATTGCGAATGCTCGGTCTGCCTGACCCGGTTCGAACCGGAATCGGAAATAAACCGGCTACCGTGTGAGCATTTCTTCCATAAGGACTGCTTGGAGAAGTGGTTGGAGTATCAGCACGTCACGTGCCCCTTATGTCGGAGTCCTCTGCCGCAGGAGGAAGAAGCTTCTTGCCCTTGGTTCTAG